A region from the Lolium perenne isolate Kyuss_39 chromosome 4, Kyuss_2.0, whole genome shotgun sequence genome encodes:
- the LOC127296587 gene encoding large ribosomal subunit protein mL43: protein MALRGVWQLQKLVVNYCDWGGSSRGIRAFMESHLPALKEKNPQLEVVTQLVRGQHPNLKGIYKNHNERVVCVRNLAPEDIMLQASRLRCSLGRKVVKLRTRHVTKRPSVQGTWTTELKM, encoded by the exons ATGGCGCTGAGGGGCGTTTGGCAGCTGCAGAAGCTCGTGGTGAACTACTGCGATTGGGGAGGGAGCAGCAGGGGGATCAG GGCTTTCATGGAGTCCCATCTTCCAGCTTTGAAGGAAAAGAACCCCCAGTTAGAGGTAGTGACACAGCTTGTCCGTGGTCAGCACCCGAACTTGAAGGGCATTTACA aaaatcacaaTGAGAGAGTGGTCTGTGTCAGAAATTTAGCACCTGAGGACATCATGTTGCAAGCTAGTAGGCTGAGGTGTTCTCTGGGCAGGAAAGTTGTGAAGCTGAGAACCAGACATGTAACGAAGCGACCAAGCGTGCAGGGAACATGGACGACGGAACTGAAGATGTGA